The region AAGGTCTGGATGTGACTTGGAGTCCTTATGATAATAATACAGAATATGAGTTTCAATACAGAAGTGAAAATTCAAATTCATGGTTACATGGTGGTTACGATTTTACAACTCTCGTTAATTTATCAGCATCAACTACGTATTTTATAAGAGTAAGAACAAGATGTTTAGATGGTGGATATGGACCATGGGGTGAAAATTCTATTTCAGTTACAGCTAGAACAAGTCAAGTTAATATCTATCCTAATCCAGCTAAAGATAGAATTAAGTTTAAAAGCATTGATAATATAAAAAATTTGGAAATAGTTAATCAATTTGGAAGAAGACTATTAGAATATAAAGATATTAAATTCAATACAAGCAAAGAAATTAACATTAATTCTTTACCCGTAGGTCTTTATTTTATTAAAATAGAATTAGAAAACGGTGAGATAAAAACAAAACGATTAATAAAACAGTAAGCTATATGAACAAAAAACGCGAACCAAATGGTTCGCGTTTTTTTATAATATAAACTAAAGCTTAGTCAAAATCTTTATTCTCTCCTAAGTTAGCTTTTTGAGCATTTTGAACTTGATTATTTGATCCAACAACAAAAGCGACAAGTTCTAAATTGTCTGTATTTTGAACGTTTGATGGTAAATCCATTGTTAGGTTAGCAGTATACGTATTATCAGATTTTGTTTGATCTGAAGGTATTACGTTACCCATAACATCTGTAAATACAGCTCTAGCAGTATGGTCATGCACAAAGTTTTGTATTGGATTACCTTGCTGAAACCATGGGCTAGATGGGTCTCCATTATAGTAATTAGTTTGTGGATAAACTAATCCATTCTCCAATAAATACACTACCAAACGTTGTGAGTTATTCTCATCAATATCGTAATGTACTTTAACCTCTGCAGTAATTGTGTTACCAGATAATGACGAATTGATTGCTAATCCCATTTTCTGTCTTGCAGATAGTTCACTATTTAATTCATTATACGATTCGTTCCAAGTAATTGTTCTATTAACTTTTCCACTTGGCCAACCGTTAATACCAAAAGTACTTCTTAATTGAGCATCATAAGTAAATGTCATCTCATCACCATTGTGAATCGCAACAGGAATAACATTCGGATCTTGATTGACAGCATTCTCTAAAGCAGTAGCTAGTCTTGGACAATATCCACACCATCCTCCTGTATAATCTTCAATCATTATTTTAGTAGTATGCGTTGGTAGGATAGCCTCTACCGTTACAGTAGGCGACTCTAAAGTTCCTTTAACAGCACGAATAGAGTAACTACCTGTAGAAGTAAATGTGTACAGATTAGAAGCAATAGCTGTATCATTGACATAGATAGTTGCATCTGCTGTAACATCAACACCATTATTATTTATTACCCATATTGCAACATTTGAGTTTGAAAAAACCTTACTGCCAACATTTTCGATTGTAATGGCTGTTTCTACTCCGCCTGGATCTATTGGACCACCTCCTGATGGTTCGTCTTCTGACTTACTACAAGAGAAAGCAAAAACCACAAAGGTTACTAATACTAATTCTTTTAAAATGTTTTTGATTTTCATTTTGGTATATGTTTTGATTATTAATATTAAAATAGTCAATACCTTGCTATTTTTTTTAACGAGTACGCAATTTATAATTTATTTTTTAAAACATTCGTCAAAAAAATCACTAATTTTAACCAAAATTAACATTTTAACATTTTTTAATTCACTTACAATGAAACACTTCCTTTACCTATTAGTCTTTACTTTAAGTTTTAACTTAACAGCTCAAGACACTTTACCTACTAGCGAAATTAAAACACTTGATGGAGAAACAACAACACTAAAAACTATTGCTAACGATAACGATTTAATTGTTGTCTCGCTATGGGCAACTTGGTGTGTCCCTTGTAAAAATGAATTAGACGCTATTAGCGAAGTCTATAGTGATTGGCAAGATGAAACTAGCGTTAAACTATATGCTATCTCTGTCGACGATTCTAGAACCGTTAGTAGAGTTAAACCATTAGTTAACGGAAAAGATTGGGACTTTACAGTACTTTTAGATACTAATAACGATTTAAAAAGAGAATTAGGTGCTTCTACTGTACCACTTACCTTATTGATTAAGAATGGAAAAATTGTCTACAGACACTCTGGCTACACACCAGGTTCTGAGGATGATTTATATGAAGAGATAAAAAAACATTCTTAAACCACCAACCAACCAAATATGAAAAAAATTGCAATTTTTATTGTGCTAATACTCCCTATAATAAGTTTAGCGCAAGACACAGATAATGACGATTCATCCATAGTAAAAGACTTTTTAAACAATCTATCTGGCAGCCTCGAAACCAATGCACAATGGTACGTCAATGACTCTGAGTTAGGAGAATTTGAGGACCCTCTAGCCGAATTTGATTTAAAAAATGAACACGTTAGAGTCAATAGTTATTTACGTTTAGATTATAGTTTTTTAGATAATTTTACCGTAGGTCTACAGGCCGAAAGTTATGAACCGCTTCCACTAATTAACTACTACCCAGAATATAATGATACTAGAATTGCAACTTACTATGCCAATTTTAGAAATAAAACATTAGATATCACAGCAGGTTATTTCTATGAGCAATTTGGTAATGGCTTATTATTACGTGCTTTTGAAGAAAGACAATTAGGATTAAATACAGCGTTAAGAGGTGGACGTATTAAATACACACCGACTAATTATTTAAACGTCACTGGTCTATACGGACAACAACGTGTTGGTTTTGATGTATCCGAAAGCGATATTTTTGGATTTGACACTAACTTAGATTTAAAACAAGTTTTAAATATTAATAGTCTAAGTAGTCTTAATCTTGGATTAAGCTATGTTGGTAAAAAAGAAGATTTTACTCCACCAGTAGATGAGTTTGATCCTAATAACACCTTTGATACGACAGATTTTCCAGAAATGATTAACTCCTATTCGTTTAGGTTAGATGCAGATTTTGGGAATGTATATTTTAAATCAGAATATGCTTTAAAAGGTGAAGATGTTGCTTTTATACCTCCTGCACTACCTGGAAATGGTGTTATTGAGGGTAAATATTTTACAGGAAACGCACTATTATTCTCTTTAGGATATACCAAAAAAGGATTAGGTGTTATTTCTACATTTAGACGTATGGAAAATATGTTATTTACCGCAGAACGTAATGCAATGGATATTGGATCATTAGAGTTTCAGTTTAACATGCAAAACCTAAATTATCTACCAACATTGACTAAACAACAAGATTATGCATTAGCAAATATTTATATCTACAATGCACAACCTGGACTGTTTTTACAAAATTTTGGTGGTCAAGCTGGTGAAATTGGTAATACTTTAGATGTCTTTTATAAATTTAAAAAAGGAACTGCTTTAGGTGGTGAATACGGAACAAAAGTAACAGCAAATTTTGCATATTGGGCACTTTTAGATGCAGAATTTAATCAATCTGAATCTACTTATACAACTGAATTTTTAAAATTTGGAAATCGATTAAATAGAGATTTTAACTTTGAAATTAGAAAAAAGCATTCTAAAAACTGGTCATCTATATTTACTTATATAAATAGTATTGTAGATAAAGGTGTCGCATTAGGTGGTTCTTTAGGTGTTGATGGAGATATAAAATCTCAAGTTGTAATTGCTGATGTGACCCACAAATTAGGCAACGGTAAGTCTGTTAGAGTTGAAGGGCAACACCTATGGACTAAGCAAGATAGAAAAAACTGGGTAGGTGGAACTGTAGAGTTTATTGCTAACAGGAACTTAGCGTTTTACGTAACTGACATCTATGATTATGGAAATGACAACGAGTTTAGTACTGAAACGAAAGCACATTATTATAACGTTGGAGGAAGCTTTACAAAAGGTGCCACTCGAATTGCTTTAAACTACGGAAGACAACGTGGTGGACTACTTTGTGTTGGTGGTGTTTGTAGAATTGTTCCAGAAAACACAGGATTAACTTTAAATTTAAGTACTGCTTTTTAAAAACTATAAAATCATTTTAAGAAACCTGAAAATATATTTTCAGGTTTTTTTTATTTCTGTTTTTGTATATTTAAAATCTTAAAAACCTACTAATCTATGAAAACCAAGTACTTAATACTAGCCTTCTTGTTTATTTCTGTTGTGGTTAATTCTCAGGATAAAAAGCTTCAACAATTAGATCAGTCGCATATTGACACTTCTATTCTAATTCCTACATCTACAATTTTCAACATTGAAGATTTTCAAGATAATACCAACAGTGTTTATTCTTTCAAACAAGCTTATAACCTACTAAGTCAAAACGATTTTAAACATAGATTAGACAACCCTATTACTATTGATGCTAAAGCGTCTTTGAATCATCAAGAAATTCCCATTGCAATATTGCATGCAGACTACCAAACTATTGTTCCTGAAGCGTTTACAGATGGTCGAATAATTCTAGATGACCATCAAAACCTAATTAATGTTAGTGGCTCTAATTCTGTATACAAAAAAAGCACAATATCTATTAGCGCACCATTAACTGCAAATCATAAAGGATTAACCAACCAATTTATTATTAGAGAGCATGACATTTACAATACTACAAATCAGGTTATTTCTAAAATTGAAATAGATTTTGATGACACTCTTGGATTTAGAGCAGTAAACATCAATACACCAATAACTGTGTCTTATACAGAAGCTGGACATAAACAATTAAAAACTAGAATAACATTGTTCAATCAAGAGGTTTTTAAAAGTAAGTCAACACTAAATATAAATTATTCTGCAGAAGATATAAACGCTAATTTTAACAGAGCTGTAATGACGTTTAACTCTACTATCGCACCAAATTTAACACCTTACGGAGTTGCTAACGATATTGGAACTGGAGAATATGATGTCTTTTTAAGCAGCGATAACATATTAGATAAACCCATTTTTGTAATTGATGGTTTTGATCCTGGAGACACTAGAGACGTGTTAAGCATTTACGACTTACTAAATTTTGACGATAACGGAACTCTCTTAAATCTTGGTGACCAAATGAGAACAGAAGGTTTTGATATTGTAGTTTTAAATTTTCCAGTCTATACTAGAGTGTCAGATAATGTTGTAGTAGATGGAGGTGCAGATTTTATTGAACGAAACGCTATGCTTTTAGTGGAGTTAATCACCATGATTAACGCTCAAAAAATCGGTACAGAACAAAATGTAATTATTGGACCTAGTATGGGAGGATTAATTTCTAGATATGCATTAAATTATATGGAAAATCAAAACTTAGACCATGACACACGCTTGTGGATTAGTTTTGACTCACCACATCAAGGTGCCAATGTACCTATAGGGTTCCAACATTTATTTAACTATATGGCTTTTGGTTTAGACTTAGGTGGATTTGGTGGAGACCAAAGTATTGTGGCTGTGCAGCCATTAATTAATGATTTATTAAAATCTGCAGCAGCAAGACAAATGCTAACCGATCATTTTGAACCGCATTTAGCAAGTGGTAGCAACGTCGATTTTGATACTGCACTTACCTTACCTATTGCACATCCTTATCACGATTTGTTTTTTAACGGTTTAAACGGATTGACCACTTCTGGATACCCAGAAAATGTTAGAAAGGTAAGCATGATTAACGGTAGCGGAATTAACGCCAGATATCCAGATAAACTTAATAATCCGGTGTTACCAGACAGACAAGTACTTGATGTAACTATACCAGATGTCGCATTTCAGACAGATGCTACATTTAGATCCAGATTTACACCTTATGCTGGAAACACTAATCAGATCAGCTATTTATTTATTGATGCTCCATTTTTTTGTTTCTGTGATTTAACTGCAAGTGCCAATGGTGAAGCGTTTAGCTATACAGATGGTATTGATGCAGCTTCTGGAGGTTTATTTGATCTTGGAGCGCTGTCTGGAGGATTTGGAACAGATCCACTAATTAACACCTTTTTTAACGCGTTACAAATAGACTATTTTAATTTTATTCCTAGTGTAAGCAGTATGGCGTTAGAGATTACTAATAATGAAGTAGATTGGTTTCATACACCTACTAATTTAATGACTGCTAGAGCTGTAAACGACCTAACACCTTTTGATAATTGGTACATGCCAGATGCTAATGAGCCACACGTAACATTAACACCTCTAAATGTTGCATTTGCCATTAGCGAAATAATACCATCTACATTAAGTACAAATACTATTGAAAGTAACACGATAAGCATTACAAAAAATCCAGTTAAAACCTATATAGGTATTAACAGTGATGTCACTATAACTGATGCAACATTAAAAATAACTGATGCTACAGGTAAGATGGTTTATAACACTACTAAGACTTTAGATAACAATACACAATTACCAATACAATTAGCCAGTGGATTATATATTTTATCCATTGAAGCTAACAATGATGCACTAACCCAATTTAAAATTGTAGTCGAATAGAATTATTTTTTTAGTTCTAATTTTTCGGCAAAATAGTCGCAAAAATCTTTCATTGTTGCAGTCATTTTTTCGTCTTGAGTAGCTCTATTAAACGTATTACTCATGGCTACTAGGGTTTGATGAAAAAAGACTTTCATCTCATCTACAGGCATGTCCTTGGTCCATAAATCAATACGTAAAGATTCTTGTGCTGCACTATCCCAAACAGATAACATCATAGCTTTAGCTTCTGCATTTTTGATGCCTCCATCTTGAGCTGTCCAGTTTAGTTTTTCTGGTACTCTGTTCTCGTCCAGTTCTACTTTAAGCGTTATTTCTGAGGTTATATTAGCCATTATTCTCTTGGTTTATATTTTGATTTATTAAAAAGGGATTGAGCTGGTGTGTTTAAAAGTTCTGTTAAACTTACATCGTTGTTTTTCATGTAAGCTTTAACAATTTGCCAACCTATAAATTGTCCAATTCGTCCTGGAGATTC is a window of Olleya sp. YS DNA encoding:
- a CDS encoding Omp28-related outer membrane protein, whose product is MKIKNILKELVLVTFVVFAFSCSKSEDEPSGGGPIDPGGVETAITIENVGSKVFSNSNVAIWVINNNGVDVTADATIYVNDTAIASNLYTFTSTGSYSIRAVKGTLESPTVTVEAILPTHTTKIMIEDYTGGWCGYCPRLATALENAVNQDPNVIPVAIHNGDEMTFTYDAQLRSTFGINGWPSGKVNRTITWNESYNELNSELSARQKMGLAINSSLSGNTITAEVKVHYDIDENNSQRLVVYLLENGLVYPQTNYYNGDPSSPWFQQGNPIQNFVHDHTARAVFTDVMGNVIPSDQTKSDNTYTANLTMDLPSNVQNTDNLELVAFVVGSNNQVQNAQKANLGENKDFD
- a CDS encoding TlpA disulfide reductase family protein gives rise to the protein MKHFLYLLVFTLSFNLTAQDTLPTSEIKTLDGETTTLKTIANDNDLIVVSLWATWCVPCKNELDAISEVYSDWQDETSVKLYAISVDDSRTVSRVKPLVNGKDWDFTVLLDTNNDLKRELGASTVPLTLLIKNGKIVYRHSGYTPGSEDDLYEEIKKHS
- a CDS encoding DUF6029 family protein produces the protein MKKIAIFIVLILPIISLAQDTDNDDSSIVKDFLNNLSGSLETNAQWYVNDSELGEFEDPLAEFDLKNEHVRVNSYLRLDYSFLDNFTVGLQAESYEPLPLINYYPEYNDTRIATYYANFRNKTLDITAGYFYEQFGNGLLLRAFEERQLGLNTALRGGRIKYTPTNYLNVTGLYGQQRVGFDVSESDIFGFDTNLDLKQVLNINSLSSLNLGLSYVGKKEDFTPPVDEFDPNNTFDTTDFPEMINSYSFRLDADFGNVYFKSEYALKGEDVAFIPPALPGNGVIEGKYFTGNALLFSLGYTKKGLGVISTFRRMENMLFTAERNAMDIGSLEFQFNMQNLNYLPTLTKQQDYALANIYIYNAQPGLFLQNFGGQAGEIGNTLDVFYKFKKGTALGGEYGTKVTANFAYWALLDAEFNQSESTYTTEFLKFGNRLNRDFNFEIRKKHSKNWSSIFTYINSIVDKGVALGGSLGVDGDIKSQVVIADVTHKLGNGKSVRVEGQHLWTKQDRKNWVGGTVEFIANRNLAFYVTDIYDYGNDNEFSTETKAHYYNVGGSFTKGATRIALNYGRQRGGLLCVGGVCRIVPENTGLTLNLSTAF
- a CDS encoding T9SS type A sorting domain-containing protein, coding for MKTKYLILAFLFISVVVNSQDKKLQQLDQSHIDTSILIPTSTIFNIEDFQDNTNSVYSFKQAYNLLSQNDFKHRLDNPITIDAKASLNHQEIPIAILHADYQTIVPEAFTDGRIILDDHQNLINVSGSNSVYKKSTISISAPLTANHKGLTNQFIIREHDIYNTTNQVISKIEIDFDDTLGFRAVNINTPITVSYTEAGHKQLKTRITLFNQEVFKSKSTLNINYSAEDINANFNRAVMTFNSTIAPNLTPYGVANDIGTGEYDVFLSSDNILDKPIFVIDGFDPGDTRDVLSIYDLLNFDDNGTLLNLGDQMRTEGFDIVVLNFPVYTRVSDNVVVDGGADFIERNAMLLVELITMINAQKIGTEQNVIIGPSMGGLISRYALNYMENQNLDHDTRLWISFDSPHQGANVPIGFQHLFNYMAFGLDLGGFGGDQSIVAVQPLINDLLKSAAARQMLTDHFEPHLASGSNVDFDTALTLPIAHPYHDLFFNGLNGLTTSGYPENVRKVSMINGSGINARYPDKLNNPVLPDRQVLDVTIPDVAFQTDATFRSRFTPYAGNTNQISYLFIDAPFFCFCDLTASANGEAFSYTDGIDAASGGLFDLGALSGGFGTDPLINTFFNALQIDYFNFIPSVSSMALEITNNEVDWFHTPTNLMTARAVNDLTPFDNWYMPDANEPHVTLTPLNVAFAISEIIPSTLSTNTIESNTISITKNPVKTYIGINSDVTITDATLKITDATGKMVYNTTKTLDNNTQLPIQLASGLYILSIEANNDALTQFKIVVE
- the gldC gene encoding gliding motility protein GldC; this encodes MANITSEITLKVELDENRVPEKLNWTAQDGGIKNAEAKAMMLSVWDSAAQESLRIDLWTKDMPVDEMKVFFHQTLVAMSNTFNRATQDEKMTATMKDFCDYFAEKLELKK